Proteins encoded together in one Sceloporus undulatus isolate JIND9_A2432 ecotype Alabama chromosome 4, SceUnd_v1.1, whole genome shotgun sequence window:
- the LOC121928038 gene encoding protocadherin gamma-B5-like, with the protein LEVRDREDGKKNAELVLNKLLDHESESSFHLILTALDGGKPPKTGTAKIWITVIDVNDNVPVFTQDLYIVTLREKAPIGSLVVQVEATDRDAGSNGQINYGFRNIPERARQKFNLDSQTGKITIREALDFEETEKYMMAVEGRDGGGLVAHSKIEIKLLDENDNSPEMILASLSSPIPEGSALETLVALINVKDGDSGDNGEITCHLKNDLPFKVVSTANNLYKLLTDGPLDRESTPEYNIKIIATDKGTPPLSTEMTISLKISDINDNSPAFEKSSYTAFVPENNPSGSSIFCIQASDPDLEHNAQITYSLLRSNIQELPLSSYLSINSETGIIYAQRSFDYEQCREFEVEVRAQDGGSPPLSSTATVKVFILDQNDKSPQILYPSQGAEGSALFEMVPRSAEEGYLVTKVVAVDADSGHNAWLSYHLVQATEPGLFTIGVHNGEIRTSRTFLERDALKQKLVILVKDNGQPPLSSTVSLNLVFAENFQEALPEINSPSRDPEYQSDLQFYLVLALALISFLFLLTVILAILTKLRRSGSPKFLQCFGPVPHSNNAVLFPPNYEEGTLPYSYQLCLSSESRIQEFSFPASSVQTAGNIACNLNSDVLLTADQGNILNSEMDKADRIQLATFHLSFTVSLLANTDLREELPGLEWLIFTADQGNSRRQGRANTSA; encoded by the coding sequence ttagaagtTAGAGATagagaagatggaaagaaaaatgcagaattaGTATTAAACAAGCTATTGGATCACGAAAGTGAGAGCAGTTTCCATTTAATACTTACAGCATTGGACGGAGGGAAACCTCCCAAAACAGGAACAGCCAAAATATGGATTACTGTAATTGATGTCAATGACAATGTACCAGTTTTTACTCAAGACCTGTACATAGTGACCCTCAGAGAGAAGGCACCAATTGGGTCTTTAGTGGTACAAGTGGAAGCCACGGACAGAGATGCAGGTTCAAATGGCCAGATCAACTATGGTTTCAGAAACATCCCTGAACGTGCCCGGCAAAAATTCAACTTGGATTCACAAACTGGGAAAATAACAATCCGGGAAGCTCTGGACTTTGAGGAAACAGAGAAATATATGATGGCAGTAGAAGGGAGAGATGGGGGTGGATTGGTGGCTCActcaaaaattgaaataaaactaTTAGATGAGAATGACAACAGCCCAGAAATGATTCTTGCCTCCTTATCCAGTCCGATACCTGAAGGTTCTGCATTAGAAACCTTAGTAGCTCTTATCAATGTAAAGGATGGAGATTCTGGAGATAATGGGGAAATTacatgtcatttaaaaaatgatttgccaTTCAAAGTTGTGTCAACAGCCAATAACCTCTATAAGCTTCTTACAGATGGCCCTTTAGACAGGGAAAGCACTCCAGAGTACAATATCAAAATCATAGCAACAGACAAAGGCACACCTCCTCTTTCAACAGAGATGACCATCTCCCTGAAGATTTCAGATATCAATGACAACTCCCCTGCCTTTGAGAAATCCTCTTACACTGCCTTTGTACCAGAGAACAATCCTTCGGGCTCCTCTATTTTCTGTATTCAAGCCTCAGATCCAGATCTGGAACACAATGCCCAAATCACTTACTCCCTCCTCAGAAGCAACATTCAGGAGCTGCCTCTCTCATCTTACCTCTCCATTAACTCTGAAACTGGCATCATCTATGCTCAGCGCTCCTTTGACTATGAACAGTGCAGAGAGTTTGAGGTGGAGGTGAGGGCCCAAGATGGAGGCTCCCCACCCCTCAGCAGCACTGCCACTGTGAAGGTCTTCATCCTGGACCAGAATGACAAGAGCCCTCAAATCCTTTACCCTTCTCAGGGAGCGGAGGGCTCAGCCTTGTTTGAGATGGTGCCTCGCTCAGCGGAGGAGGGCTATCTGGTGACCAAGGTGGTGGCGGTGGATGCTGACTCTGGGCACAATGCTTGGCTCTCTTACCATCTGGTCCAGgccactgagccagggctctTCACGATTGGGGTCCATAATGGTGAGATCAGGACATCCCGGACATTTTTGGAAAGAGATGCTCTCAAGCAGAAGCTGGTAATCTTAGTGAAGGATAATGGCCAGCCACCACTATCCAGTACTGTGAGTCTTAATCTGGTCTTTGCTGAAAACTTCCAAGAGGCTCTTCCAGAAATTAATAGCCCATCCAGAGACCCAGAGTATCAGTCAGACCTCCAGTTCTACTTGGTCCTTGCCTTAGCTTTGATCTCATTCTTATTCCTCCTGACAGTGATTCTGGCCATTCTGACAAAGCTTCGAAGATCAGGGAGCCCCAAATTCTTACAGTGTTTTGGTCCTGTTCCCCATTCAAACAATGCTGTCCTATTCCCACCAAACTATGAAGAAGGGACTTTGCCTTACTCCTATCAGCTCTGTTTATCCTCTGAGTCCAGGATACAGGAATTTAGCTTTCCAGCGTCCAGTGTTCAAACTGCAGGGAATATTGCCTGTAATCTTAATTCTGATGTGCTTTTGACAGCTGATCAAGGAAACATTCTAAATTCAGAAATGGATAAAGCTGATAGG